In one window of Thalassotalea agarivorans DNA:
- a CDS encoding S8 family serine peptidase — protein sequence MKLKSLTIATLSAIYAAGAAASANAMDNEGGWKNIQITPEQLSQRQENVRNKRGQYEHLSPRSRFGATNRIMQRKSAEDKFKLEPDVVGEHVYIIQLKDQPVATYQGGIKGLPATAISGPQSWNGATTRAAKPSKLFSQHATVNANVDAYRHHLVNQQNAFASEAQSMGVPLNIGQHFTVTLNAITATLTQEQAQQLARSNNVVSIQRSILHKLDSDVGPQAIAADSIWSGEGSHDGMPYKGEGQIVGVIDTGINTDHVSFADIGDDGYDHTNPLGSGNYLGECQLEEFQERCNDKLIGVYTWDKITEMYSSIYYQPGYPENPPQWEWDFVQVRPNFGEDYNGHGSHTAGTAAGNVVMEAPLQLPSYDFDPEVVGNSGDGRDTGLTRKVSGVAPHANVVMYQACYGGDGGASPYWGCPTEATLASIEQAVLDGVDVINYSISGWGFPWDDVIEQAFYSAFAAGINVAASAGNGGFGSPANHNSPWLLSVAATHHGRTFNVDPNMVSGFAGGDTQPMDIEGAGISEEFTGYVVSGEAFGDRTCDTGFAENTFTADQIVMCERSDQARVDKVENAKAAGAGAVIIYNRDSWGTYGSLVQDKFSLPSVHISRNDGETLLNWLSTGTGHMATIEGSEAYAAMDESMANRIAAFTSAAENPTFDGTLTPSIAAPGVDVIAAWADDLPFSAAPNAMDWSAISGTSMSSPHIAGAMALVRQAHPDWSVAQVQSALQMTAINNLDDGSGDDPFFRGGSGLANVAAAINTGLLMDETAENMAMANPQNGGNPTTLNLPALVDTACQTRCSWIRTVTATKDGTWSVTAGPNHDPVSINIEAHPAQFSLKAGDSQAVIVTAEILDASARTSNTEDPYLFGDVMLTAEEADIPDVHWPVKMRFSRNELPNLLRIEAHANKGKYTLRNVPAEKVKDFSAQAFVAKSPEINVIALEQDDDYTSPFWDEDMNGTQTFWIDVPMGAKRVYAETLARVATTAETQWLAGDADILVGIDANNDGEINFQDETICWSYSEAEKDFCSVNDPAPGKYWIVYHAYKGSFDPGVIDTYKFAHGYVSDDIATDIVVSTPTSVDASTQSVDVEIEWNIDDLMHGDALFTAIQLGTSDMDAGNLGLIPVNIYRGDDNVSMKMSQSQVKPGDTVQVEMTVLANMSGADRNVDLTTTLPNGLTLVEDSVRIDNHKYADNTVTVDGQMLTIAAMQHDTSALNRYYNITTNADDEMCRMPWSADGGYLDLFSEYGFQPSFGGTWEQSVRFDFRDFFQAEETSFALYENRDEVYGSVNISPQGYLQFDEMPKFFSDHYPLTPETIYFGGNPDTMVAPFFRGGAFDGALGTPYHLAPFWDPSAESTGITVAYNDEPKAILVEWDNATTETYVWTPEGGETTSWGDSYDFQAYVSLGYNYGDNQHEIVMAYDNITFVDEMNMPIQPWFMGPHDASIGLYGFHGPRAPFAPVYGALADSFHFGDVRDVLSDGLVVCYDYVGPESSKFVVSFDVFVTNEATGNDLMIMTEAKVAGLDNNTIMSKLASPSNITLVAIDDQMVEENETLAGIEVMYHDTDHVSNVITVSGDNVTATVNGHESGSTFDLTPDENFYGDTEITVTVADANFPNDAQKVTFTLSVMSDGIEYGCTDSGATNYDANANTDDGSCQYPAPAPTPEVEEPQSNSSGTMYWIFLTLLCLLQRRRR from the coding sequence ATGAAGTTGAAGTCTTTAACAATCGCAACCTTGTCAGCAATATACGCAGCAGGCGCAGCCGCTTCTGCAAATGCGATGGACAACGAAGGTGGCTGGAAAAATATCCAGATTACACCTGAACAGTTGTCGCAGCGACAAGAGAATGTGCGAAACAAAAGAGGTCAGTATGAGCACTTAAGCCCACGTTCAAGATTTGGTGCAACCAATCGTATAATGCAACGTAAAAGTGCTGAAGATAAATTTAAGTTAGAACCTGATGTTGTTGGTGAACATGTATACATCATTCAACTTAAGGACCAACCAGTAGCCACCTATCAAGGTGGTATCAAAGGTTTACCAGCCACCGCTATTTCCGGACCACAAAGTTGGAATGGGGCGACGACTAGAGCGGCTAAACCATCTAAATTGTTTTCGCAGCATGCAACAGTTAATGCCAATGTTGATGCCTATCGTCATCACTTAGTCAATCAACAAAATGCGTTTGCAAGCGAAGCACAGTCGATGGGTGTACCACTAAACATTGGTCAGCACTTTACTGTGACATTGAACGCTATCACCGCGACATTAACGCAAGAACAAGCGCAACAACTTGCTCGTTCAAACAATGTTGTTAGCATTCAACGCTCAATACTTCACAAACTTGATAGTGACGTAGGTCCACAAGCCATTGCTGCAGACAGTATATGGTCTGGTGAGGGCTCGCATGACGGCATGCCTTATAAAGGTGAAGGTCAAATTGTAGGTGTTATCGACACTGGTATAAACACCGATCATGTTTCATTTGCTGATATTGGCGACGATGGATATGACCACACTAACCCACTAGGTTCAGGTAACTACCTTGGTGAGTGTCAACTTGAAGAGTTTCAAGAGCGCTGTAATGACAAACTTATAGGTGTTTATACGTGGGACAAGATTACAGAAATGTACTCAAGTATTTATTACCAACCAGGTTATCCAGAGAATCCACCACAATGGGAATGGGACTTTGTACAAGTTCGTCCTAACTTTGGTGAAGATTACAACGGCCATGGTTCTCATACAGCTGGTACCGCTGCAGGTAACGTTGTAATGGAGGCGCCATTGCAGTTGCCAAGTTATGATTTTGATCCAGAAGTTGTTGGTAACTCTGGCGACGGTCGTGACACGGGCTTAACGCGTAAGGTATCTGGTGTTGCACCACATGCTAACGTTGTAATGTACCAAGCGTGTTACGGTGGTGACGGTGGTGCAAGCCCATATTGGGGTTGTCCAACGGAAGCAACTTTAGCCTCAATTGAGCAAGCTGTACTTGATGGCGTTGACGTTATCAACTATTCAATTAGTGGTTGGGGTTTCCCGTGGGATGATGTCATTGAGCAAGCATTCTATTCAGCGTTTGCTGCAGGTATTAACGTAGCTGCCTCAGCAGGTAACGGTGGTTTTGGTTCACCAGCTAACCATAACTCACCTTGGTTGTTATCAGTAGCAGCAACGCATCATGGCAGAACGTTCAATGTCGATCCAAACATGGTTTCTGGGTTTGCCGGTGGTGACACGCAACCAATGGACATTGAAGGTGCGGGTATTTCAGAAGAATTCACAGGCTACGTTGTATCAGGTGAAGCTTTTGGTGATCGCACGTGTGATACAGGCTTTGCTGAAAATACGTTTACTGCTGACCAAATCGTTATGTGTGAACGCTCGGATCAAGCACGTGTCGATAAAGTTGAGAACGCGAAGGCTGCTGGTGCAGGCGCTGTAATCATTTACAACCGTGATAGCTGGGGAACCTATGGGTCTCTTGTACAGGACAAGTTCTCGTTACCTTCTGTTCACATCAGTAGAAACGATGGCGAGACCTTACTAAATTGGTTAAGCACTGGCACGGGCCATATGGCAACAATTGAGGGTTCAGAGGCTTATGCTGCAATGGATGAGTCGATGGCAAATCGTATTGCTGCGTTTACCTCAGCTGCCGAAAACCCAACATTTGATGGTACGTTAACGCCAAGTATTGCCGCTCCTGGAGTAGATGTAATTGCCGCTTGGGCTGATGACTTGCCGTTTAGTGCTGCACCTAATGCGATGGATTGGTCAGCAATTAGTGGTACTTCAATGTCTTCTCCACATATTGCTGGTGCTATGGCGTTAGTGCGTCAAGCTCATCCGGATTGGTCAGTTGCACAAGTGCAATCAGCGCTACAAATGACAGCTATCAATAACCTTGATGATGGCAGTGGTGACGACCCATTCTTTAGAGGTGGTTCAGGTTTAGCCAATGTTGCTGCAGCAATAAACACAGGTTTATTGATGGACGAAACAGCTGAAAATATGGCGATGGCTAACCCACAAAACGGTGGTAACCCAACGACATTAAACTTACCAGCATTAGTTGATACAGCATGTCAAACGCGCTGTAGCTGGATTCGTACGGTTACTGCGACAAAAGATGGTACTTGGTCTGTAACAGCTGGTCCAAATCACGATCCTGTTTCGATTAACATTGAAGCACACCCAGCACAGTTCTCACTAAAAGCGGGCGACAGCCAAGCGGTTATCGTGACAGCTGAAATCTTAGATGCGAGCGCTCGTACAAGTAATACGGAAGATCCGTATTTGTTTGGTGACGTGATGTTAACAGCCGAAGAAGCGGATATTCCAGACGTACATTGGCCAGTTAAGATGCGCTTTAGCCGCAATGAGCTGCCAAATTTACTTCGCATAGAAGCACATGCGAACAAAGGTAAATATACGCTACGTAATGTGCCTGCTGAAAAAGTAAAAGACTTTTCTGCACAAGCATTCGTTGCAAAATCGCCAGAAATCAACGTGATTGCTTTAGAGCAAGATGATGACTACACGTCACCGTTTTGGGATGAAGACATGAATGGTACGCAAACTTTCTGGATTGATGTTCCTATGGGCGCGAAACGTGTATATGCAGAAACGCTAGCACGTGTTGCGACAACGGCGGAGACTCAGTGGCTTGCTGGTGACGCTGACATTTTAGTTGGTATTGACGCCAACAATGATGGTGAAATCAACTTCCAAGATGAAACCATTTGTTGGTCATACTCTGAAGCTGAAAAAGATTTCTGTAGTGTCAATGACCCAGCGCCAGGCAAATACTGGATTGTTTATCACGCGTATAAAGGTTCATTCGATCCAGGTGTAATAGACACTTATAAATTTGCTCATGGTTATGTGTCAGACGATATTGCAACAGATATTGTTGTTTCAACGCCAACAAGTGTAGATGCTTCAACGCAATCTGTTGATGTAGAAATCGAGTGGAACATTGATGACTTGATGCACGGCGACGCGTTATTCACTGCAATTCAGCTTGGTACATCTGATATGGATGCAGGTAACTTAGGTCTTATTCCCGTCAATATTTACCGTGGCGATGACAATGTTTCTATGAAAATGTCGCAGTCGCAAGTAAAACCAGGTGATACAGTTCAAGTTGAAATGACCGTATTAGCGAACATGTCGGGTGCTGATCGCAATGTTGATCTAACTACAACGTTACCAAATGGATTAACGCTTGTTGAAGATTCAGTGCGTATCGACAACCACAAGTATGCAGACAACACAGTAACTGTAGACGGTCAAATGCTAACGATTGCTGCCATGCAACACGATACGTCTGCATTAAATCGTTATTACAACATCACTACTAATGCTGATGATGAAATGTGTCGCATGCCTTGGAGCGCTGATGGCGGATATTTAGATTTATTCTCTGAATACGGCTTCCAACCGTCTTTCGGTGGTACATGGGAGCAAAGCGTACGTTTTGATTTCCGTGATTTCTTCCAAGCAGAAGAAACATCGTTTGCACTGTATGAAAACCGCGATGAAGTTTATGGGTCAGTCAATATTAGCCCACAAGGCTATTTGCAATTTGATGAAATGCCTAAGTTCTTCTCGGATCACTACCCATTAACTCCTGAAACGATCTACTTTGGTGGTAACCCAGATACTATGGTTGCGCCATTCTTTAGAGGTGGAGCGTTCGACGGTGCCTTAGGTACACCATATCATTTAGCACCTTTCTGGGATCCATCAGCTGAATCAACGGGTATTACTGTTGCTTATAACGATGAGCCTAAAGCGATTCTAGTTGAGTGGGATAACGCAACGACTGAAACTTATGTTTGGACGCCAGAAGGTGGTGAAACAACCTCATGGGGTGATAGCTATGACTTCCAAGCTTATGTATCGTTAGGCTACAACTATGGCGATAATCAACATGAAATCGTTATGGCGTATGACAACATCACTTTTGTTGACGAAATGAATATGCCAATTCAACCATGGTTCATGGGTCCACATGATGCAAGTATTGGTTTATATGGTTTCCATGGTCCGCGCGCGCCATTTGCGCCGGTATATGGTGCTCTAGCTGATTCATTCCATTTTGGTGATGTACGTGACGTATTATCAGACGGCTTAGTGGTTTGTTATGACTACGTTGGTCCAGAATCAAGTAAGTTTGTTGTCAGCTTTGACGTATTCGTTACAAACGAAGCTACAGGTAATGACTTGATGATCATGACCGAAGCTAAAGTTGCTGGTTTAGATAACAATACCATTATGTCTAAACTTGCTTCGCCAAGTAACATTACGTTGGTTGCTATCGATGACCAAATGGTTGAAGAAAATGAAACGCTTGCGGGTATCGAAGTGATGTATCACGACACTGACCACGTATCTAATGTAATCACTGTAAGTGGTGACAATGTGACAGCGACAGTAAATGGTCATGAGAGTGGTTCTACATTTGACTTAACGCCAGATGAAAACTTCTATGGCGACACTGAAATTACAGTGACTGTAGCTGATGCTAACTTCCCGAATGATGCTCAAAAAGTAACGTTTACCTTATCTGTAATGAGTGATGGTATTGAGTATGGTTGTACCGATAGTGGCGCAACTAACTACGATGCTAATGCAAACACAGATGATGGAAGCTGCCAATATCCAGCACCGGCGCCGACGCCAGAGGTTGAAGAACCTCAGTCTAACTCGTCTGGTACCATGTATTGGATTTTCTTGACGCTACTTTGTTTACTTCAAAGAAGAAGACGCTAG
- a CDS encoding pyocin activator PrtN family protein, with product MANQNGTSTILYLLMAEFGSRMMIPLEELAQSVLGLSINVAKRRAKSCELPFPTVKLNDSQKAPYLVSINDLANYIEGRCNTARIEWNKLQDF from the coding sequence ATGGCTAATCAAAATGGTACTTCAACAATCTTATATTTGTTAATGGCTGAGTTCGGTTCTCGAATGATGATACCACTTGAGGAACTTGCTCAATCAGTTCTTGGCTTGAGTATTAATGTTGCGAAACGGAGAGCAAAGAGCTGCGAATTGCCCTTTCCAACCGTTAAGCTTAACGATAGTCAGAAGGCTCCTTATCTCGTAAGTATTAACGATTTAGCTAACTATATCGAGGGACGATGTAATACTGCGAGAATTGAGTGGAACAAACTACAAGATTTTTAG
- a CDS encoding Eco57I restriction-modification methylase domain-containing protein, with protein MDITALVEKFEKGKQEYLSPSYNETQLRTDFLDPLFSLLGWDITNANGNPTNEREVLVEEGLKAKKGANTKKPDYTFRLFSERKFFLEAKKPAVDISSDSSPAKQVRRYGFTGKLKISVLSNFEYLAIYDCSSQVNEEELVNHSRIKLYHYTEYAEKFDELNSLLGRANVYNGKFDEEWSHIEDKISRFSIDTLFLNQINEWRVNLGKKFVEIKPNISDLELNDLTQLYINSIVFLRVCEDRDLEEYETLFSFAEKEDYASLINKLKEADKKYNSGLFSLNHIDEFISDKNSYIWTIINQLYYPESTYSFSVFSSDILGNIYEIFLGEKIVSSEGQLKLVPKEENEDRDIVTTPTHIIKDILRKTVVDYCRNKSDTEILSSKFADIACGSGAFLLELFQTLQDILIDYYINNDQSQLQKITHNTFKLKYGIKQQLLTSCIFGVDKDLNATKAAEFGLLLKLLEGEDNETISIPALPKLSNNIFFGNSLVESSDVKNSADFEVINPFDFGSLTFDVVVGNPPYLATENIKQVTPKELVIYNKKYNSAYKQFDKYFVFVERAIGLLNDGGYFGYILPSKFMKVGAGKNLRAFLSKNKLVSEIVSFGANQVFKNKTTYTCLLFVRKQENENFHFVEVSNLDDWKVRSDEEDQVDTVDNDSLTSDTWILEKNTQKLLDIFEQKTVPLLDILGNKTIENGIQTSANSVYIHKALSEDENFIYFEYDGNNYNVEKELTRPYFRTGRGDETLYTYRDVQPNTFVIYPYRKVDNRVVLVEYDDLKRNFPNLFDFLQVIRNKLDNDTRSIKPDPISPNEWYRYGRSQGLENCDVPIKIAVGVLSNGFKYSIDRKRTFLSSGGTAGYCLINVPPESSYSIYYIQALLSSKYLEWFASIYGEVFRGGFVARGTKVLKRMPIIPIDFQNETQKLLHDSIASNQENLNHLFQQIEDNKDNERIGTPLKRQFDIIHLELEKQLVKLFDLGEFDQLVPTISQIYNKDTD; from the coding sequence ATGGATATAACTGCACTTGTAGAAAAGTTTGAAAAAGGGAAGCAAGAATATTTATCTCCTTCCTATAACGAAACACAGCTTCGTACAGATTTCTTAGACCCTCTTTTTTCTTTATTAGGATGGGATATTACTAATGCCAACGGAAACCCAACGAATGAACGGGAGGTTTTAGTTGAAGAAGGTTTAAAAGCTAAAAAGGGCGCAAATACAAAAAAGCCAGATTATACGTTTCGTTTATTTTCTGAACGGAAGTTTTTTTTAGAGGCTAAAAAGCCTGCTGTAGATATTAGCTCAGACTCCTCTCCTGCCAAACAAGTAAGAAGGTATGGATTTACAGGTAAACTTAAAATTTCTGTCTTATCAAACTTCGAATACTTAGCCATTTATGATTGTTCTTCTCAAGTCAACGAAGAAGAGCTTGTTAATCACTCAAGAATTAAGCTTTATCACTATACTGAGTACGCTGAAAAATTTGACGAGCTGAATTCACTGCTTGGACGAGCAAATGTATATAACGGTAAGTTTGATGAAGAATGGAGTCACATTGAGGATAAAATCAGTAGGTTTAGTATTGATACCCTATTTCTCAATCAAATTAATGAATGGCGAGTTAATTTAGGCAAGAAATTTGTTGAAATTAAGCCTAATATTTCAGACCTAGAATTAAATGACCTAACGCAGTTATACATCAATAGTATTGTTTTTCTGAGGGTCTGTGAGGATAGGGACTTAGAAGAATACGAGACGCTATTCTCATTTGCCGAGAAAGAAGATTATGCATCTTTGATAAATAAGCTAAAAGAAGCTGATAAAAAATACAATTCAGGACTATTTTCACTAAATCATATAGATGAATTTATTAGTGATAAGAACTCCTATATTTGGACTATTATTAATCAGCTTTATTACCCTGAAAGTACATACTCATTTTCTGTTTTTTCTTCTGATATTCTTGGAAATATTTATGAAATTTTCTTGGGTGAAAAAATTGTCAGCTCAGAAGGACAATTAAAATTAGTACCTAAAGAAGAGAATGAAGATAGGGACATAGTAACAACGCCTACTCACATTATTAAAGATATTCTTAGAAAAACTGTTGTAGACTATTGTAGAAACAAATCAGATACCGAAATCCTATCTTCGAAATTTGCGGATATCGCTTGCGGATCAGGAGCTTTTCTTTTAGAGCTTTTCCAGACACTCCAAGACATACTAATTGATTATTATATTAATAATGATCAATCTCAGTTGCAGAAGATTACTCATAATACATTTAAACTTAAATACGGAATAAAACAGCAATTATTAACTTCATGTATCTTTGGTGTAGATAAAGATTTAAACGCTACTAAAGCTGCTGAATTTGGATTATTACTTAAGCTATTGGAAGGGGAAGATAACGAAACTATTTCTATTCCAGCATTACCAAAGTTAAGTAATAATATTTTCTTTGGTAATAGCTTAGTTGAAAGCTCTGATGTTAAGAACTCTGCGGATTTTGAGGTAATTAACCCTTTCGATTTTGGTTCATTGACTTTTGATGTTGTAGTTGGAAACCCTCCTTATTTAGCAACTGAAAATATTAAGCAAGTAACTCCAAAAGAGCTTGTAATTTATAATAAAAAATATAACTCCGCATATAAGCAGTTTGATAAATATTTCGTTTTTGTAGAGCGAGCAATAGGTTTGTTAAATGATGGTGGGTACTTTGGATATATTCTGCCTTCAAAATTTATGAAAGTTGGTGCAGGTAAAAATTTAAGAGCATTTCTTTCCAAAAACAAACTCGTATCTGAAATAGTATCTTTTGGTGCTAATCAGGTATTCAAAAACAAAACTACTTATACATGTCTGTTATTTGTGAGAAAACAAGAAAACGAAAATTTTCATTTCGTTGAAGTTTCTAATTTGGATGATTGGAAAGTTAGATCAGATGAAGAGGATCAGGTAGACACTGTAGATAATGATTCTTTGACATCTGATACTTGGATTTTAGAGAAAAACACTCAAAAATTGTTAGATATATTTGAGCAAAAAACCGTGCCACTCCTAGATATTTTGGGAAACAAAACTATTGAAAATGGCATACAAACAAGTGCTAATTCTGTTTATATCCATAAAGCACTGAGTGAAGATGAAAATTTCATTTATTTTGAATACGATGGAAATAATTACAATGTAGAAAAGGAATTAACTAGACCTTATTTTAGAACGGGACGAGGTGACGAAACTTTATATACTTATAGAGATGTTCAGCCAAATACGTTTGTTATTTATCCATATCGTAAAGTTGATAATCGTGTTGTTTTAGTCGAATACGATGACCTTAAACGCAATTTTCCAAATTTATTCGATTTTTTACAAGTTATCCGTAATAAGCTTGATAATGATACTAGGAGTATTAAACCAGATCCTATATCGCCTAACGAATGGTATAGGTATGGTAGAAGTCAAGGCTTGGAAAACTGTGATGTGCCAATAAAAATAGCAGTGGGTGTGCTTTCAAACGGATTTAAATATTCGATAGATAGAAAAAGAACCTTTCTTTCATCGGGTGGTACGGCAGGCTATTGCCTCATAAATGTTCCACCTGAATCATCATATTCTATCTATTATATACAAGCTCTATTGTCTTCAAAATACCTTGAGTGGTTTGCATCGATTTATGGCGAAGTATTTAGAGGCGGTTTTGTAGCAAGGGGGACAAAGGTACTTAAGAGGATGCCAATTATCCCAATTGACTTTCAAAATGAAACACAAAAACTTCTGCATGATAGCATCGCCTCAAACCAAGAAAATTTAAATCATCTATTTCAACAAATAGAAGATAATAAAGACAACGAGCGAATAGGAACTCCGTTAAAAAGGCAGTTTGATATTATTCATCTGGAGCTAGAAAAGCAGCTAGTTAAACTGTTTGATCTTGGAGAATTTGATCAGTTAGTTCCAACTATTTCGCAAATTTACAATAAAGATACAGATTAA
- a CDS encoding DUF262 domain-containing protein: MENLQSQIETARMQVHTDSYPMSIGELVNLYDDDELDIHPEFQRVFRWTEDQKSKLIESILLGIPLPSIFVAQRKDGIWDVVDGLQRISTILSFLGKLKNETGEVLPPLELSATKYLPALAGKVWESEDKSKEIDIEIKRVFKREKLDIKIIKKESEGDTKYELFQRLNTGGTKLSDQEVRNCMLLMLNSKAYHWLKELANSDNFSITTPISEKQIEECYGQELCLRFFALRHTNVDARRSHSDVRPYLDSEVSRLFSEDSDFDYESEKLIFEESFSILSEVLGDNAFRKFNTEKGKYEGAISVLVFEALASALSVAVEKKEKTRGELLELVKASSIALPVHPKFIDTLDRRVRPMDRMVIMKELGMELLGED, translated from the coding sequence ATGGAAAATTTACAGTCACAGATTGAAACTGCAAGAATGCAGGTACATACAGATTCATATCCAATGTCAATTGGCGAATTAGTAAACCTTTATGATGATGATGAGTTAGATATTCACCCTGAATTTCAAAGGGTATTTAGATGGACAGAAGATCAGAAAAGCAAGTTAATTGAATCAATCTTATTGGGGATTCCATTACCATCTATTTTCGTAGCTCAACGCAAAGATGGTATTTGGGATGTTGTGGACGGACTTCAACGCATATCAACTATTTTGTCTTTCCTTGGTAAGTTGAAAAACGAAACGGGCGAGGTTTTGCCTCCTTTAGAATTAAGTGCAACTAAATATTTACCCGCACTAGCAGGGAAAGTGTGGGAATCAGAAGATAAAAGCAAAGAGATTGATATTGAGATTAAACGAGTTTTCAAACGGGAAAAGCTCGATATAAAGATTATCAAGAAAGAAAGTGAAGGTGATACAAAATACGAATTGTTTCAGCGGTTGAATACGGGCGGAACAAAATTATCAGATCAGGAAGTACGAAACTGTATGCTACTGATGCTAAATTCAAAGGCGTATCACTGGCTAAAAGAATTAGCTAATTCTGATAATTTTAGCATCACCACACCAATATCCGAAAAGCAGATAGAGGAATGCTATGGTCAAGAATTGTGCTTACGATTTTTCGCATTGAGACATACTAATGTAGATGCTCGAAGGTCACATTCTGATGTTCGCCCTTATTTAGACTCAGAAGTTTCTAGGTTATTTTCAGAAGACAGTGATTTTGATTACGAAAGTGAAAAATTGATATTTGAAGAGAGTTTCTCAATATTGAGTGAAGTTTTGGGCGATAACGCATTTAGGAAATTTAATACCGAAAAAGGCAAATATGAGGGTGCTATTTCGGTACTTGTTTTTGAAGCGTTGGCCTCAGCACTATCAGTGGCCGTAGAGAAAAAAGAAAAAACACGGGGCGAGCTACTCGAATTAGTTAAGGCCTCTTCAATAGCGTTGCCTGTGCATCCCAAATTTATTGATACATTAGATAGAAGAGTGCGTCCTATGGACAGGATGGTTATTATGAAGGAGCTAGGCATGGAGTTGCTTGGTGAAGATTAG
- a CDS encoding MAE_28990/MAE_18760 family HEPN-like nuclease, with amino-acid sequence MKIRSASELEDLLDKDLAWRKREFTTIKFLIADARNHEKIVLIRAGVALMYSHWEGHVKKASQGYLAYLNSQAHNYCDMKDNFTQLSLGEKFSQGFSIRRYESQEKIFKYLTGELKEAFKLDEKAAIDTESNLKYPVLLNIMNQLGLDVSQFELRENFINNTLLENRNKIAHGERLNDQVIQGAYNSLEKELLDLIVLYQNLIRNAVTEKSYLKVNSYENVTAS; translated from the coding sequence GTGAAGATTAGAAGTGCATCGGAACTGGAAGATTTACTTGATAAAGATTTAGCTTGGAGAAAGCGGGAATTTACCACCATTAAATTTCTCATCGCAGATGCAAGAAATCACGAAAAAATAGTATTGATCAGAGCTGGTGTAGCATTGATGTACTCACATTGGGAAGGACATGTAAAAAAAGCTTCTCAAGGATATTTAGCGTATCTAAATTCTCAAGCACATAATTATTGTGATATGAAAGATAACTTTACTCAGCTTAGTTTGGGTGAGAAATTCTCACAAGGCTTTTCCATCCGCCGCTATGAATCTCAAGAAAAAATATTCAAATATTTGACAGGTGAATTAAAAGAAGCTTTTAAGTTAGATGAAAAGGCGGCAATCGATACTGAATCAAACCTAAAGTATCCAGTTTTATTGAATATAATGAATCAACTTGGGTTAGATGTTAGTCAGTTTGAACTAAGGGAAAATTTTATCAACAACACATTATTAGAGAATAGAAACAAAATTGCTCATGGTGAGAGGTTGAATGACCAAGTAATCCAAGGGGCGTATAACTCCTTAGAGAAAGAGCTATTAGATTTGATCGTTTTATATCAGAACTTGATAAGAAATGCTGTTACAGAAAAAAGCTATTTGAAAGTAAATAGCTATGAAAATGTAACAGCATCATAA
- a CDS encoding GNAT family N-acetyltransferase: MIPSDLPAVKLIIDDNQMFPSEFIDEMTQAFFAQESEEKWFVTEDSEKQVVGCAYCSPEKMTEGTWNLLLIAVLKTHQGIGIGKQLMQYVEFTLYSKNVRVLLVETSGLPEYKLTREFYPKCGYIQVAVIPEYYDKGDDKIVFWKSLT; this comes from the coding sequence ATGATCCCGTCTGATTTGCCAGCAGTAAAGCTAATTATTGACGATAACCAAATGTTCCCATCTGAATTTATAGATGAAATGACTCAAGCATTTTTCGCTCAAGAATCAGAAGAAAAGTGGTTTGTAACTGAAGATTCTGAAAAGCAAGTTGTGGGATGTGCCTATTGCTCGCCTGAAAAGATGACAGAAGGAACTTGGAATCTACTTTTGATTGCGGTACTTAAAACGCATCAAGGTATTGGTATAGGTAAACAACTTATGCAATATGTTGAGTTTACTCTCTATAGTAAAAACGTTCGAGTTTTACTGGTTGAAACGTCAGGTCTTCCAGAATATAAGTTAACTCGTGAATTCTATCCCAAGTGCGGCTATATACAAGTCGCAGTTATCCCTGAGTATTATGATAAAGGCGATGACAAAATTGTGTTTTGGAAATCACTAACTTAA